A genomic window from Archaeoglobus profundus DSM 5631 includes:
- a CDS encoding nitroreductase family protein — translation MPYEHRLEAIFTRVSIRRFKPDPVPEDVIKVILEAGNAAPSAGNLQARDFIVVRDENTKLKLAKAALKQMFIAEAPVVIVVCANYPRSMRVYGERGRLYAEQDATAAIENILLAAHMLGLGAVWVGAFDEVEVMEILGIPDYARPMAIVPIGYPAEKPKRRERYPIEYLTHWEKW, via the coding sequence ATGCCTTACGAACACCGTCTCGAAGCTATATTTACGAGAGTCTCAATTCGAAGATTTAAACCCGATCCCGTTCCAGAGGATGTGATTAAAGTCATTTTAGAAGCGGGGAACGCTGCACCTTCAGCCGGGAATTTACAGGCAAGAGATTTTATTGTTGTTAGAGATGAGAATACCAAATTGAAGTTGGCAAAGGCAGCATTAAAACAGATGTTCATAGCTGAAGCTCCGGTAGTTATCGTTGTGTGTGCAAACTATCCCCGATCGATGAGAGTTTACGGAGAGAGAGGAAGGCTCTACGCGGAGCAAGATGCCACCGCTGCAATCGAGAACATACTCTTGGCTGCGCACATGCTTGGATTGGGAGCGGTTTGGGTCGGAGCTTTTGATGAAGTTGAGGTAATGGAAATACTTGGAATCCCAGACTACGCAAGACCTATGGCTATAGTACCTATAGGCTACCCAGCTGAGAAACCTAAAAGAAGGGAGAGGTATCCAATAGAATATCTAACGCACTGGGAGAAATGGTAA
- a CDS encoding threonine--tRNA ligase yields the protein MRLLLIHADYIEYEPKEKTKFAEDWEPKKERIEECLVVFTSVEKGDENVVDRAVEEIREVAKKLNVDKIVVYPYAHLSSNLADPDTAVAVLKEIESKLSQDFNVHRAPFGWYKAFKLSCKGHPLSELSRSIVVEEEKEVTQALKAEEKVKSYWFILTPDKELVEVEKFDFTGYENLRKFARYEMEKRRAVDKIPPHVELMKRLEIADYEPASDSGHLRYYPKGRLIKSLLEEFVTLKCIEYGAMEVETPIMYDRSHPTLRRYLERFPARQYIIKGDKREFFLRFAACFGQFLIAHDSVITYKNLPMKLYELTRYSFRKEQRGELVGLRRLRAFTMPDMHTFVRDMEQAKQEFFNQYKLSVEVLKGIGIDPEDYEVAVRVTKDFYEQNKEFIHSLVDILRKPILVEMWDQRFFYFVLKFEFNFVDALEKASALSTVQIDVENAERYDISYVDENGEKKRPLILHCSLSGAIERCMYALLEKAHMNMERGKLPMLPVWLSPTQVRVIPVSERYLDRAIEVANELSRRGIRADVDDRDETLGKKIRDAGREWIPYVAVIGEDEVKGGFLTVTIRAESTLKEQKRVKMSIDELAERVKKECEGKPFKPLPLPMLLSKRPNFR from the coding sequence ATGAGACTTCTGCTCATCCATGCGGATTATATCGAATACGAGCCTAAAGAGAAAACGAAGTTTGCTGAGGATTGGGAGCCTAAGAAGGAAAGAATTGAGGAGTGCCTTGTCGTCTTTACGTCCGTTGAAAAGGGTGATGAAAATGTTGTAGATAGGGCTGTTGAAGAGATTAGGGAGGTTGCCAAGAAGCTCAACGTAGATAAGATAGTTGTTTACCCTTACGCTCATCTCTCCTCAAACTTAGCCGATCCAGATACAGCAGTTGCCGTTTTAAAGGAGATTGAAAGCAAGCTTAGTCAGGATTTTAATGTTCACAGAGCTCCTTTCGGCTGGTATAAAGCTTTCAAGCTCTCCTGTAAAGGACACCCTCTCAGCGAGCTTTCCCGTTCAATAGTAGTTGAGGAGGAGAAAGAAGTTACTCAGGCTTTAAAGGCTGAGGAGAAAGTTAAGAGCTACTGGTTTATCCTTACTCCGGATAAGGAGCTTGTTGAGGTTGAAAAATTCGACTTCACTGGTTACGAAAACTTGAGGAAGTTTGCAAGGTATGAGATGGAGAAGAGGAGGGCTGTTGACAAGATACCACCGCACGTCGAGCTAATGAAAAGACTTGAAATTGCCGATTACGAACCGGCATCAGATTCTGGTCATTTGAGGTATTATCCCAAGGGTAGGCTAATCAAAAGCCTCCTTGAAGAGTTTGTAACGCTAAAGTGCATAGAATACGGGGCTATGGAAGTCGAAACACCGATAATGTACGACAGAAGTCATCCAACACTGAGGAGGTATTTGGAGAGATTTCCAGCGAGGCAATACATAATTAAAGGCGACAAAAGGGAGTTCTTCCTTCGATTTGCGGCTTGCTTTGGTCAGTTTCTAATAGCTCACGATTCCGTCATAACATACAAAAATCTGCCCATGAAGCTCTACGAACTGACAAGATACTCCTTCAGAAAGGAGCAGAGGGGAGAGTTGGTAGGTTTGAGGAGGCTTAGAGCCTTCACAATGCCGGACATGCACACCTTCGTAAGGGACATGGAACAAGCTAAGCAAGAGTTCTTCAACCAATACAAGCTTTCCGTAGAAGTCTTAAAGGGAATTGGAATAGATCCTGAAGATTACGAAGTTGCGGTAAGAGTAACTAAAGATTTCTACGAACAGAACAAGGAGTTCATTCATTCTCTTGTCGATATTCTTAGAAAACCCATTCTGGTGGAGATGTGGGATCAAAGATTCTTCTATTTCGTTCTCAAATTTGAATTTAACTTCGTAGATGCCTTGGAGAAAGCATCGGCCCTGTCGACTGTTCAGATAGATGTTGAAAATGCTGAAAGATATGACATAAGCTATGTGGATGAGAACGGTGAGAAGAAGAGACCTCTGATTTTACACTGCTCTCTAAGCGGTGCTATAGAGAGATGCATGTATGCACTGCTTGAGAAAGCCCACATGAATATGGAAAGGGGTAAGTTGCCAATGCTTCCCGTCTGGCTCTCTCCAACACAGGTTAGAGTCATTCCCGTTTCGGAGAGGTACTTAGATAGAGCAATTGAGGTTGCAAATGAGTTGAGTAGGCGTGGGATAAGAGCAGATGTTGATGACAGGGATGAGACATTAGGCAAGAAGATAAGGGATGCCGGGAGGGAATGGATACCTTATGTTGCTGTGATTGGTGAGGATGAAGTTAAGGGAGGATTCTTGACTGTAACAATTAGAGCAGAATCAACCTTGAAGGAGCAGAAGAGGGTCAAGATGAGTATCGATGAACTTGCGGAAAGAGTTAAAAAGGAGTGTGAGGGTAAACCGTTCAAGCCTTTGCCTTTACCGATGTTGCTGTCTAAGAGACCGAACTTCAGGTGA
- a CDS encoding EMC6-like membrane protein, whose translation MKMNREGLIKTGIPLILGAIAGILSFLITDGIRSRDPLGIIVLVFLIYVNKFLLPKLGVNLEGKDWVAISFMCFAGWYITWTFLLNV comes from the coding sequence ATGAAGATGAACAGAGAAGGTTTAATCAAGACGGGCATTCCCCTTATTTTGGGAGCGATAGCGGGCATTCTGTCCTTCCTTATAACAGACGGTATCAGGTCGAGGGATCCGCTTGGAATAATTGTCCTCGTTTTTCTAATCTACGTGAACAAGTTCCTTCTTCCAAAGCTTGGTGTGAATCTTGAGGGGAAGGACTGGGTTGCCATAAGCTTCATGTGCTTTGCTGGCTGGTATATAACTTGGACGTTCTTGTTAAACGTATGA
- a CDS encoding ribosome biogenesis/translation initiation ATPase RLI yields MTKKIRIAVVDKDRCQPKKCSQECVKYCPKVRTGAEDTIVIKDKAEISEELCVGCGICVKKCPFKAITIVGLPHELEGKEVHRYGKNGFVLYGLPIPRKGYVVGLLGPNGTGKTTAVKILTGQLKPNLGKEEATWEEIFERFAGTELLNYFKDLAEGKIRVSVKPQYIEAIPRVYKGKVIDLLKRADELGILDEMVEKLELKNCLHRDVKDLSGGELQRIAIAGCLMKDADFYFLDEITSYLDIYQRMNCAKVIRERAENKSVLIVEHDLAILDMLADFVHISYGEPGVYGIITNAKGVRVGINQYLRGYLAEENVRIREKPIEFDIFQPRQDVSEKILVEYPSFTKTLNGFRLEAEAGDIRCEEVLGVVGKNATGKSTFVKILAGVLKDDEEKVKLNVRVSYKPQYVKADVSMEVGAFLRKINPMIDSSYYKTEFIKPLGLDKLMDRNLDELSGGELQRVAIVACLLREADLYLLDEPSAHLDVEQRIEVARIIRRFALNFSKSVLVVDHDIYLIDMVSDRLMVFQGEPGKRGIARKPMGMREGMNTFLADLGITFRRDEETKRPRVNKIGSRLDREQKAKGEYYYYF; encoded by the coding sequence ATGACGAAGAAGATCAGAATTGCAGTGGTAGATAAGGACAGATGTCAGCCGAAGAAGTGCTCACAGGAGTGTGTTAAATACTGCCCGAAGGTCAGGACTGGTGCAGAGGATACGATCGTAATAAAGGATAAGGCAGAAATTTCAGAGGAGCTTTGCGTTGGATGCGGTATCTGTGTCAAGAAGTGTCCATTTAAGGCTATTACGATCGTAGGCTTACCTCACGAGCTTGAGGGGAAGGAGGTTCACAGATACGGCAAAAATGGATTTGTTCTATACGGGCTGCCCATTCCGAGAAAGGGTTACGTTGTAGGATTGCTAGGTCCAAATGGAACTGGTAAGACCACTGCAGTAAAGATACTGACAGGTCAGCTAAAACCGAATTTGGGAAAGGAAGAGGCCACATGGGAAGAAATCTTCGAGCGATTTGCTGGTACAGAGCTTTTGAATTACTTTAAGGACTTGGCTGAAGGCAAGATAAGGGTTAGCGTAAAACCGCAGTATATCGAGGCCATTCCGAGGGTTTACAAGGGTAAGGTGATAGATCTACTTAAGAGGGCTGATGAGCTTGGAATTTTGGACGAGATGGTTGAGAAGCTTGAACTGAAGAACTGTTTGCACAGAGATGTGAAGGATTTGAGTGGTGGAGAGTTGCAGAGGATCGCGATAGCTGGATGTCTGATGAAGGATGCCGATTTCTACTTCCTCGATGAAATAACCTCTTATCTCGATATCTATCAGAGAATGAACTGTGCTAAAGTTATAAGGGAAAGAGCTGAAAACAAATCGGTTCTTATAGTAGAGCACGATTTGGCTATTCTCGACATGCTCGCAGATTTTGTCCACATAAGCTACGGTGAACCGGGAGTTTACGGTATCATAACAAACGCTAAAGGTGTCAGGGTTGGTATAAATCAGTATCTGAGAGGTTACTTAGCTGAGGAGAACGTGAGGATAAGAGAGAAGCCTATAGAGTTCGACATATTCCAGCCAAGACAGGATGTTAGTGAAAAAATCCTTGTTGAGTATCCCAGCTTCACAAAAACCCTAAACGGTTTTAGACTTGAGGCTGAGGCGGGAGACATTAGATGTGAAGAAGTCTTAGGCGTTGTAGGTAAGAATGCAACCGGTAAATCGACTTTTGTGAAGATACTCGCTGGTGTTTTGAAAGATGACGAGGAGAAGGTAAAGCTGAATGTCAGAGTTTCATACAAGCCTCAATACGTTAAAGCTGATGTCAGCATGGAAGTCGGAGCTTTTTTGAGGAAGATAAATCCAATGATCGACTCCTCTTACTACAAAACAGAGTTCATAAAGCCCTTAGGCTTGGATAAACTCATGGACAGGAATCTGGATGAATTAAGCGGTGGAGAGTTGCAGAGAGTTGCAATAGTTGCATGCCTGCTTAGAGAGGCCGATTTGTATCTACTCGATGAACCTTCAGCCCATTTGGATGTTGAACAGAGGATAGAGGTTGCTAGAATAATAAGGAGATTTGCCTTAAACTTCTCGAAGAGCGTACTCGTTGTAGATCACGACATCTACTTGATAGATATGGTAAGTGACAGACTTATGGTGTTTCAGGGAGAGCCGGGGAAGAGAGGAATTGCAAGAAAGCCTATGGGTATGAGGGAAGGTATGAACACATTCCTAGCAGATTTGGGTATCACGTTCAGAAGGGATGAGGAAACTAAGAGACCTCGTGTCAATAAGATAGGTTCGAGATTAGATAGAGAGCAGAAGGCAAAGGGTGAGTATTATTATTACTTCTAA